From one Sulfurimonas sp. HSL-3221 genomic stretch:
- the dusB gene encoding tRNA dihydrouridine synthase DusB produces the protein MILKDILDFSKPLYVLAPLAGYTDLPFRSVVKKFGADLTVSEMLSSNALAYGSQKTLKMLERSPNEDPYSVQIAGADTEIVRRAVEILNAQDDIDIIDLNCGCPVPKVVSHGSGSSLLKDLPQMGRIIETIKSTSNKPLTSVKIRLGFAEKNHLEIARIVEESGADFLAVHGRTRAGKFKAEVDYDAIAEIKQAVSIPVIANGDIDSYEKAQWVLEHTKADGVMIGRGAVGAPWIFHQLKTGSATIDPMIRYEIIMEHYDRMIEFYGARGVPMFRKHIHTYSKGYAGASALRNDVNRIDDVAAFRSLIDGFFKESRYVGEATEASSIACAYE, from the coding sequence ATGATTTTAAAAGACATTCTTGATTTCTCCAAACCTCTATATGTCCTCGCGCCCCTGGCGGGCTATACCGATCTGCCGTTTCGCAGCGTCGTGAAAAAGTTCGGCGCGGATCTCACCGTCAGCGAGATGCTCAGCTCCAACGCCCTGGCCTACGGCTCGCAGAAGACCCTCAAGATGCTCGAGCGCAGTCCCAACGAGGACCCTTATTCGGTCCAGATCGCCGGGGCCGATACGGAGATCGTCCGCCGCGCCGTCGAGATCCTCAACGCGCAGGATGACATCGACATCATCGACCTCAACTGCGGCTGCCCCGTCCCCAAGGTCGTCAGCCACGGGTCGGGCAGCTCTCTGCTCAAAGACCTGCCGCAGATGGGGCGGATCATCGAGACCATCAAATCAACGTCGAACAAGCCGCTCACCTCGGTCAAAATCCGCCTGGGATTTGCCGAGAAGAATCACCTCGAGATCGCAAGGATCGTCGAGGAGAGCGGGGCGGACTTCCTCGCCGTGCACGGGCGGACCCGGGCGGGCAAGTTCAAGGCGGAGGTCGACTACGACGCCATTGCCGAGATCAAGCAGGCGGTCTCCATCCCCGTGATCGCCAACGGCGACATCGACAGCTACGAGAAGGCGCAGTGGGTGCTGGAGCATACCAAGGCTGACGGCGTCATGATCGGCCGCGGCGCCGTCGGCGCGCCGTGGATCTTCCACCAGCTCAAAACGGGCAGCGCGACCATCGACCCGATGATCCGCTACGAGATCATCATGGAGCATTACGACCGCATGATCGAGTTTTACGGCGCGCGGGGGGTCCCGATGTTCCGAAAACATATCCATACCTACTCCAAGGGGTACGCCGGTGCCTCCGCCCTGCGCAACGACGTCAACCGCATCGACGACGTGGCGGCGTTTAGGAGCCTCATCGATGGCTTTTTCAAAGAGAGCCGCTACGTCGGGGAGGCGACGGAGGCGTCGTCGATCGCCTGCGCTTACGAATAG
- a CDS encoding response regulator transcription factor, whose translation MRILMLEDDAVLAELVGGYLSRHFRVDIVSELGDALAYIERYCYSVVLLDRNINGVDVGMSLIEKIKQRSSETGVIVVSAYDAIAEKIAGLNLGADDYLDKPFDNAELLARVHALARRHQGAPHVEVCGLTCDMLGRSIRSAGEEIVLSRKENDLFFYLLSKQGQIISKDELLDALYVNPQNIASNTIDATVKNIRKKLPKAIIKTVKTRGYVIERE comes from the coding sequence ATGCGAATCCTGATGCTGGAGGACGATGCCGTCCTCGCCGAACTGGTCGGCGGCTACCTCTCCCGCCATTTCCGTGTCGATATCGTCTCCGAACTGGGCGATGCACTGGCGTATATCGAGCGTTACTGCTACAGTGTCGTCCTGCTCGACCGCAATATAAACGGGGTCGACGTGGGCATGTCGCTGATCGAAAAGATCAAGCAGCGAAGCAGCGAAACGGGAGTGATCGTTGTCAGCGCCTACGACGCCATCGCGGAGAAGATCGCGGGGCTTAACCTGGGGGCGGACGATTACCTCGACAAACCCTTTGACAACGCGGAACTGCTGGCGAGGGTGCATGCGCTGGCGCGCCGACACCAGGGAGCGCCCCATGTCGAAGTATGCGGCCTGACATGTGATATGCTGGGCCGCTCCATCCGCAGCGCGGGGGAGGAGATCGTACTCAGCCGCAAAGAGAATGACCTCTTCTTCTACCTTCTTTCGAAGCAGGGGCAGATCATCTCCAAGGACGAACTGCTCGACGCCCTCTACGTCAATCCGCAGAATATCGCCTCCAACACCATCGACGCGACGGTCAAGAACATCCGCAAAAAACTGCCCAAAGCGATTATCAAGACCGTCAAGACGCGGGGGTACGTCATTGAAAGGGAGTAG
- a CDS encoding sulfite exporter TauE/SafE family protein has product MAEIIELVFLGIGVGALSGFFGIGGGTILVPALLFIGFDMKSAVGISVVQMVFSSIYGSYLNLKKGTLDVKMVLAIGVGGAVGALGSSFIVSALSGRTLEWIFMGFVLFALGRLFFKTVDHDQEIKKAHPVLLFVIGLLLGAFSISIGVGGSILLVPILAGFLHVPLKNAISAGLFFVVFSSISGLISLSAGGYVDYYHGVIIGVASMAGVFGGIWLKHVVPVKQHKLLMIAFYLVVIGYFFYRLVVKHG; this is encoded by the coding sequence ATGGCAGAGATTATCGAACTTGTATTTTTGGGCATTGGCGTCGGCGCGCTGTCGGGCTTTTTCGGTATCGGCGGCGGGACGATCCTGGTCCCCGCACTGCTCTTCATCGGCTTCGACATGAAGAGCGCCGTCGGTATCTCCGTCGTGCAGATGGTCTTCAGCTCCATCTACGGCAGCTACCTGAACCTGAAAAAGGGTACTCTCGACGTCAAGATGGTCCTGGCTATCGGTGTCGGGGGCGCGGTCGGGGCCCTGGGAAGCAGCTTCATCGTCAGCGCCCTTTCCGGACGCACGCTCGAGTGGATCTTCATGGGCTTTGTGCTCTTTGCCCTGGGGCGGCTCTTTTTCAAGACCGTCGATCACGACCAGGAGATCAAAAAAGCGCACCCGGTGCTGCTCTTCGTCATCGGCCTGCTGCTGGGGGCTTTCTCCATCTCCATCGGTGTCGGGGGCTCCATTCTGCTGGTGCCTATTCTGGCAGGCTTCTTGCATGTGCCGCTCAAGAATGCCATCTCCGCCGGCCTCTTCTTTGTCGTCTTCTCCTCCATCTCTGGGCTCATCAGCCTCTCGGCGGGCGGCTACGTCGACTACTACCACGGCGTCATTATCGGGGTCGCGTCGATGGCGGGAGTCTTCGGCGGAATCTGGCTCAAGCACGTTGTGCCGGTCAAACAACACAAACTCCTGATGATCGCCTTCTACCTGGTGGTCATCGGATACTTCTTCTACAGATTGGTGGTGAAGCATGGATAA